A stretch of Anoplopoma fimbria isolate UVic2021 breed Golden Eagle Sablefish chromosome 4, Afim_UVic_2022, whole genome shotgun sequence DNA encodes these proteins:
- the zic6 gene encoding zic family member 6 has translation MTSLSRFSGCPLSCVNPGESNTEPSVVLPPLAGEHMGLPTGSSLKLCPSHNLRDYPETRSSAYVDHSVPSFSDSGYHSHRLEHSPRGIIIGANLSGAGMPPVTDQLASRANQHGGIGRYRDFHGYRDNRSHAFFSSYQEQAHTSTDASRDFGSQMMLGLPGDLLGRSHPYGQAINPKGNSQQLVSQFLGLYKPLNMAIQRGGGDAFLRCSKQTVKHELVCRWSDGQEGAGKLSCSRAFGTMYELVTHVTVEHVGGPDHSEYVCHWENCARDRKPFKAKYKLVNHVRVHTGEKPFPCPFHGCEKVFARSENLKIHKRTHTGEKPFKCEFEGCNRRFANSSDRKKHSHVHSSDKPYMCKVRGCDKCYTHPSSLRKHMKLHCNKAMHVPKSEDARPGDAEARSTRVPDGSHISPLQPSTQDVPMSPESRDESTPRSRFHHPFDSSVDYSTHRSQPLLDPLLLQRGSYRSQSSQYPCGQTGHTFAQSSRTFPSTSPFQKSIVNGWYTCHSGVDSFPPKQCNNIPSL, from the exons atgacaagCCTTTCGAGGTTTAGTGGCTGCCCTCTCTCTTGCGTCAACCCCGGGGAGAGCAATACTGAACCCAGCGTGGTGCTGCCACCTTTGGCAGGAGAGCACATGGGACTCCCCACTGGCAGTTCCTTAAAACTCTGCCCCTCGCACAATTTGCGAGACTACCCCGAGACGAGGTCCAGTGCCTATGTTGACCACTCGGTTCCCAGTTTTTCAGACTCTGGATACCACAGCCACCGGTTAGAGCACAGCCCCAGGGGCATTATCATTGGAGCCAACCTTTCTGGAGCCGGCATGCCACCCGTCACTGATCAACTGGCATCAAGAGCTAACCAACATGGCGGGATTGGAAGGTATCGTGACTTCCACGGCTACAGAGACAACAGAAGCCATGCTTTTTTCTCAAGTTATCAGGAGCAGGCCCACACCTCCACCGACGCATCTCGAGATTTCGGAAGCCAGATGATGCTGGGTCTCCCTGGCGACCTCCTCGGCCGGAGTCACCCTTATGGCCAAGCTATCAACCCCAAGGGAAACAGCCAGCAACTTGTCTCCCAATTCCTGGGTCTGTACAAACCCCTCAACATGGCAATTCAGCGTGGAGGAGGCGACGCTTTCCTCAGGTGCTCTAAGCAAACTGTGAAGCATGAGCTGGTGTGCAGGTGGAGTGACGGCCAAGAGGGGGCCGGGAAGCTGTCCTGCTCCAGAGCCTTCGGGACCATGTATGAACTTGTCACCCATGTGACAGTGGAGCACGTCGGAGGACCAGATCACTCCGAATATGTGTGTCACTGGGAGAACTGTGCGAGGGACAGGAAGCCTTTCAAAGCCAAATACAAGCTGGTGAACCACGTCAGAGTGCACACAGGGGAGAAGCCCTTTCCCTGCCCCTTCCACGGCTGCGAGAAAGTTTTTGCACGATCAGAGAATCTTAAAATCCACAAGAGGACTCACACAG GTGAAAAACCTTTTAAATGCGAGTTCGAGGGCTGCAACCGGAGGTTCGCGAACAGCAGCGACCGAAAGAAGCATTCTCACGTGCACTCCAGCGACAAACCCTACATGTGTAAGGTCAGGGGCTGCGACAAGTGTTACACGCACCCGAGCTCCCTGCGCAAGCACATGAAGCTCCACTGCAACAAGGCCATGCACGTCCCCAAGAGCGAGGACGCGCGTCCCGGTGACGCGGAGGCCAGGTCAACCCGGGTCCCGGACGGATCCCACATCAGCCCTCTTCAGCCGTCCACTCAAGATGTCCCCATGTCCCCAGAGAGTCGAGACGAGTCGACCCCGAGGTCACGTTTCCACCACCCGTTTGACAGCAGCGTGGACTACTCCACACACAGGTCCCAGCCCCTCCTGGACCCTCTGCTGCTCCAGAGAGGCAGCTACAggtcccagtcctcccagtacCCCTGCGGCCAGACAGGTCACACTTTTGCCCAGAGCTCAAGGACTTTCCCCTCCACTTCTCCCTTTCAGAAAAGTATTGTCAATGGATGGTACACATGCCACAGCGGCGTGGACTCGTTCCCACCAAAGCAGTGTAACAACATCCCGTCTCTTTGA